The following are from one region of the Biomphalaria glabrata chromosome 4, xgBioGlab47.1, whole genome shotgun sequence genome:
- the LOC129925990 gene encoding sporozoite surface protein 2-like encodes MNCRIKTSYRRLLQNRFQIVNNNNNNNNNYQYKSNQYSSQRSNLYNNLYNNLTTTCATTCSNPEQQQLQQSNPEQQQPQPSNPEQQQPQPSNPEQQQPQPSNPEQQSQTSNPEQQQPQTSNPEQQQPQPSNPEQQQPQLSNPEQQQPQPSNPEQQQPQPSNPEQQQPQPSNPEQQQPQPSNPEQQQLQTSNPEQQQPRQPNPEQQKPQPSNPEQQKSQPSNPEQQQPQPFNPEQQQPQLSNPEQQQPQPSNPEQQQPRPSNLEQQKPQPSNPEQQQPQPSNLEQQLICMVY; translated from the exons ATGAACTGTCGAATAAAAACAAGCTACCGCCGTTTGTTGCAAAATCGTTTTCAGAtagtcaacaacaacaacaacaacaacaacaactatcaGTACAAAAGCAACCAGTACAGCAGTCAGCGCAGCAACCTGTACAACAACCTGTACAACAACCTTACAACAACATGTGCAACAACCTGT TCAAATCCGGAACAACAACAACTGCAACAGTCAAATCCGGAACAACAACAACCGCAACCGTCAAATCCGGAACAACAACAACCGCAACCGTCAAATCCGGAACAACAACAACCGCAACCGTCAAATCCGGAACAACAATCGCAAACGTCAAATCCGGAACAACAACAACCGCAAACGTCAAATCCGGAACAACAACAACCGCAACCGTCAAATCCGGAACAACAACAACCGCAACTGTCAAATCCGGAACAACAACAACCGCAACCGTCAAATCCGGAACAACAACAACCGCAACCGTCAAATCCGGAACAACAACAACCGCAACCGTCAAATCCGGAACAACAACAACCGCAACCATCAAATCCGGAACAACAACAATTGCAAACGTCAAATCCGGAACAACAACAACCGCGACAGCCAAATCCGGAACAACAAAAACCGCAACCGTCAAATCCGGAACAACAAAAATCGCAACCGTCAAATCCGGAACAACAACAACCGCAACCTTTCAATCCggaacaacaacaaccacaacttTCAAATCCGGAACAACAACAACCGCAACCATCAAATCCGGAACAACAACAACCGCGACCGTCAAATCTGGAACAACAAAAACCGCAACCGTCAAATCCGGAACAACAACAACCGCAACCGTCAAATCTGGAACAACAACTAATTTGCATGGTATACTAA
- the LOC129925647 gene encoding glutamate-rich protein 6B-like: MALVSGQVQGREIIQKFYPNGTPFLIIFPDGTGNVFYPSGRIAILITSVTLGQNTYVVLDDSTESQILAVFDATGCGTCYFMVGKIRLNYDQQGGIELDFTGSRRRSWIWKDHETHVHAPPFQPIVFGMNYFLSVRVMSQENIALSLTGKKRSCRFNVGTKLKMVMPENYLDKFNEYQLYIDEHKLHIQSLMIKVNNLLKFPKSPKLDSMLPPVSLTSKQFKVNQKRQQLNSLSPRNKEKRITKQHRLPPLDQTSVIVN; encoded by the exons ATGGCACTAGTTAGTGGACAA GTTCAAGGTAGAGAAATCATTCAAAAGTTTTATCCAAATGGAACTCCATTTCTTATAATATTTCCTGATGGAACTGGAAATGTTTT TTATCCTTCTGGAAGAATTGCTATTTTAATCACCAGTGTGACACTAGGACAGAATACTTATGTTGTTCTTGATGATAGTACAGAATCACAGATACTCGCAGTCTTTGATGCAACTGGTTGTGGAACTTGCTATTTCATGGTTGGAAAAATTag GTTAAATTATGATCAACAGGGCGGAATTGAATTAGATTTTACTGGGTCAAGAAGAAGATCTTGGATCTGGAAGGATCATGAAACCCACGTCCATGCTCCGCCTTTCCAGCCCATAGTTTTTGGCATGAACTACTTTCTAAGTGTCCGAGTGATGTCACAGGAGAATATAGCCTTATCCCTaacgggaaaaaaaagaagctgtAGATTTAATGTAGGCACCAAATTAAAG ATGGTGATGCCTGAGAATTATCTTGACAAGTTCAATGAATATCAACTTTACATAGATGAGCATAAACTCCACATTCA AAGTTTAATGATCAAAGTCAACAATTTATTGAAGTTTCCCAAGTCTCCCAAACTGGACTCAATGTTACCTCCTGTATCTCTAACATCTAAACAATTCAAAGTCAATCAGAAACGACAACAATTGAATTCCTTATCTccaagaaataaagaaaagagaatAACAAAACAGCACAGATTACCTCCCTTAGACCAGACCTCTGTCATTGTAAATTAA